A genomic window from Paenibacillus sp. FSL K6-0276 includes:
- a CDS encoding NHLP leader peptide family RiPP precursor: MSEAVLRNQVIQKAWEDPSFKKRLLADPKAALQEALGVIIPDSVTLKAVEEGSNEFYLVIPPSPSSDVLKATAAPRGSW, translated from the coding sequence ATGTCAGAAGCAGTTCTTAGAAATCAAGTCATTCAAAAGGCATGGGAAGATCCAAGTTTCAAGAAAAGACTACTCGCAGATCCAAAAGCAGCTCTCCAAGAAGCGCTAGGCGTAATCATTCCCGACAGCGTTACCTTGAAAGCCGTTGAAGAAGGTTCAAATGAATTCTATCTTGTAATTCCACCAAGTCCATCATCAGATGTATTGAAAGCAACCGCAGCACCACGCGGTTCTTGGTAA
- a CDS encoding HAMP domain-containing sensor histidine kinase, translating to MRLMVRILHIAITLSLLLIGYGSIIVSAANPYPSQEITKWEMKWGAQTGNTWKEIPWSEGQQSWTNVDSMKGLPELPSSVSSSWTRITLPDFKYVSPSVYIDTLYALHVRVYVEDRLIFEEDRNYIKDNYSLLLPLSQGDNGKTLYIWTATMQDRIGIKDSVVIGEHSQLINDYIGNGLSDVILGCAFFLVAIVLFISALYINKDYFSSVASLAVVIACTGILSITYSSFIYTFYNKLGPISNVCLDLALLSLLPALTFLFEKLFGSGKFGIIRKFRQFQVLYSSFCLLCLFINLLSNNRYIEFYYFVSTTIIGFILILQFILLIACVIMFSLKGNKDAIIFAIGFGTAAFTVVAELLWYYIHKGNYDLFLWKWGLVAFIISLIVILERRLAYSHQQVVNYSRELERFNNELERSEKMEIISELAASVAHEVRNPLQVTRGFLQLLSEKSVSEEQIYMSMALSELDRASNIITDFLTFAKPEFETISSLNLYDEFKHIESIMQPLCHINGGKMILDVSGQLWVKGNSSKFKQAFINIIKNSIESFSEEGFIYMSVYGEDDKVIIHIKDNGEGMDADVLHRLGEPYFTKKNKGTGLGLMVTFRIIDAMQGEVRFTSKKGVGTESITILPLAEAPDDSYSL from the coding sequence ATGCGCTTGATGGTTAGAATACTTCACATAGCAATAACCCTTTCACTTCTCCTGATAGGTTATGGTTCAATTATTGTATCGGCGGCTAACCCCTATCCATCTCAAGAAATTACAAAGTGGGAAATGAAATGGGGAGCTCAAACAGGAAATACATGGAAAGAGATTCCGTGGAGTGAAGGCCAGCAAAGCTGGACGAACGTAGATTCTATGAAGGGACTCCCAGAGTTACCTTCAAGTGTATCCTCTTCTTGGACTCGTATTACCTTACCCGATTTTAAATATGTGTCTCCTTCGGTTTATATTGATACTTTATATGCTCTTCATGTGAGGGTGTATGTGGAGGATCGGTTGATCTTCGAGGAAGATCGTAATTATATTAAAGATAACTATTCTTTGTTATTACCTTTAAGTCAAGGAGATAACGGGAAAACATTATATATCTGGACAGCAACGATGCAGGACAGAATCGGAATTAAAGACAGTGTAGTGATCGGTGAACACAGTCAATTAATCAATGATTATATTGGGAATGGACTAAGCGATGTGATTTTGGGCTGCGCATTTTTTCTGGTGGCCATCGTTCTATTTATAAGTGCTTTATACATAAACAAAGATTACTTCTCCAGTGTTGCTTCACTAGCTGTGGTTATAGCGTGTACCGGAATCCTCTCTATAACCTACTCCTCTTTCATTTACACCTTTTACAATAAATTGGGGCCGATCAGTAATGTATGCTTGGATTTAGCCCTATTGTCACTGTTACCGGCGCTTACCTTTTTATTTGAAAAATTATTCGGTAGTGGTAAGTTCGGTATCATTCGAAAGTTTCGTCAATTTCAAGTCCTTTACTCCTCCTTTTGTTTGTTATGTCTTTTTATCAATCTCCTATCGAATAATCGCTATATTGAGTTTTATTATTTTGTTTCTACCACCATTATAGGGTTCATCCTCATCCTTCAGTTCATCCTGTTAATCGCATGTGTAATCATGTTCTCACTAAAAGGAAATAAGGACGCTATTATTTTTGCCATTGGATTTGGAACCGCTGCGTTTACTGTAGTTGCAGAGCTACTATGGTATTACATCCATAAAGGGAACTATGATTTGTTCTTGTGGAAGTGGGGACTTGTTGCTTTTATTATCTCCTTGATCGTTATTCTGGAGCGAAGATTGGCCTATAGCCATCAACAGGTTGTTAATTATTCTAGAGAACTAGAGCGTTTCAACAATGAATTGGAGCGTTCGGAAAAAATGGAGATTATTAGCGAGCTTGCTGCATCCGTAGCTCATGAAGTACGAAACCCTCTACAGGTAACTCGAGGCTTCCTTCAGCTGCTTAGCGAGAAATCCGTTAGCGAAGAGCAAATATATATGTCAATGGCCCTTAGCGAACTAGATCGCGCATCTAATATTATTACGGATTTCTTGACCTTTGCTAAACCGGAATTTGAGACGATCTCTAGTCTGAATTTATATGATGAATTCAAGCATATTGAGAGTATTATGCAGCCCCTCTGTCATATTAATGGAGGAAAGATGATTCTGGATGTATCCGGCCAATTATGGGTGAAAGGAAATTCCTCGAAGTTTAAGCAGGCATTCATCAACATTATCAAGAACAGCATTGAATCGTTCAGTGAGGAAGGGTTCATTTATATGTCGGTATATGGTGAAGATGACAAAGTGATTATTCACATCAAAGATAACGGGGAAGGGATGGACGCAGATGTTCTGCACCGACTAGGAGAACCGTATTTCACCAAGAAAAATAAAGGAACAGGTTTAGGCTTAATGGTCACCTTCCGCATCATTGATGCTATGCAAGGTGAAGTGAGATTTACAAGCAAAAAAGGAGTAGGAACCGAATCCATTACCATACTGCCATTGGCAGAAGCTCCGGATGATTCCTACTCCCTATGA